TAAAGCCAAAAGTGCTATTATTATATTTTTTTTCATTTTTCTATGTATTAAAATTGAAATTTAACATTAAGTGCGTAATTCTTCGTAGTAGGTAGTGAACCAGAGGAAAGACCTTGGATGTTACCAGCACCAAATCCTGTTTCAGGATCTGCATCAGGTATGTTTTTGTGGATAATCCATAAGTTGGAACCTACAAGTGTTATAGATAGATTATCTAATGATAATTTAGATGTAATATCTTTTGGGAAATTATAAGATAAACTAGCTTCACGTAATTTAACAAAAGAAGCATCATAAACAAACTCACTTAAAGGAAGTGTTTGATAACCTGTGCTACCAAAACCACTAGCGTCTAACCTGGTTGTATTTGGAGTTCCATCTGCTAAAACACCTTCATAAATAAATCCACCACCATTAGCTAATGTATTTCTTACAGGATTTCCTAAGTCGTTAATAAAATCTGAACTAGCTAAAACTCCTGTAGCTTGCCCGTAACGTTGATCTAAAGAAAACATATCTCCACCATGTCTAACGTCTATAAAGAAACTAAATGTTAAGTTTTTATAAGAAAGTGTATTTCTTATACCTCCTAACCAATCAGGATTACCATTACCTATAATTTGATCTGAAGCAGTAGCTACTGGCACACCATCTTCATCTATTATTTTTTGACCGTTTTCATTATATGTATAATCGCTTCCTTTTAAAGCTCCGTAAGATTCACCTATTCTTGCAACAACTTGAGCGCTAAAAGAACCTAGTAATAATTCGTCTAATCCTTCAGCTAAAGACACAACAGTGTTTTCATTTTTAGACCAGTTTACGTTAACTTTCCATTTAAAATTGTCAGTAATATCAAATTCAGTGAAAGCAGATAGTTCAATACCTTTATTTTCTAATTCCCCTGCATTTATAATCTTACTTAAGTATCCAGTAGTTTCACTTACAGAAACAGGTACAATTTGATCTGTTGTATTTGTTTTATAATAAGCAATATCGAAACCAAGATTAGCTTTTTCTAAAAACTTCATTTCTAAACCAATTTCGTAAGATCTTGAAATCTCTGGTTTTAAATCTGGGTTTTTCTTAGAGTTACTTACGGCAGCAGCAGCATTTCCTTGGAAAGATGTTAAACTTGTGTAAGTATCATTAATTTGATCGAAATCTGTTGCGTTTCCAATTTGTGCCCAATTAGCTCTTAACTTACCGAACTTGATAGCAGGAACATCTAGGTTTTGAGAAAATATGTAAGATCCTGAAACTGCTGGGTAGTAGTATGAGTTATTTGCAGCAGGTAGAGTGGATGTTTTGTCTCTACGTAAAGTACCTTCTATAAATAAGAAGTTTTTATACCCAAGGGTTGCTCCAGCATAAAAACTTTGCACCTCTATAGTTTCATCTCTCTCTTTAGGGTTAGGTAATGCATCGGTTGAATTTTGAAGAGAATATACTCCTGGTACTTTAAGGCCACCGTTTGTTGCAGCAGTTACCATGTTTAAAGTATTACTTCTAAGATTTCCACCTAAGAATGCACTAAAATCTAAATCATCGGTAATGTCTTTAGAATAGTTCAATATTGCATCTAAATTTGTTTCTCTAGAATTAATATTTCTTCTTAAGTATCCAGAAGTTTGGTCGTTTCTGTTATAACTACCGTCGCTTCCTTCATTTATACCAAAGGCAGTTGGTACAGATCCCACAGCTCTTCGTTCTTCTTGTATTTCACTATATTGATCTACAGAGGCTTTCCCTGTTATGCTCAGGTTTTCTACAATATCATATTTTAATTGCGCATATCCTGTAAACCTGTTTCTACCGTCATTTTGATAATTTTCGTAACGTGTCCAATATGGATTATCCCAATATATAGGCGTTAAGTCTGTTGGAGACTTTGGGTTCCATGTGATATTTTCACGGGTTAAAAAATATGCATCTTTTTGTTTTTGATAATCGACATTGTTTTGTCCCCATTGGCGCATAAAACCTACAATATTATCGCTGTATCCAGTCGAGTTTCTACCTACGGTTGCCGTGTTTATATAAGTGGCATAACCCGTTGCTTCTAATTTATCTGTTAACTGGGCTGTTGTAGATAAAGAGAATGTGTTCTTGTTTTGTGAGCTGTTAGGTAGTAAGCCAGTAGCATCGTAGTTAGAGTATGACAATCTAAAAGACCCCCCGTCAAATCTTTTTGAAACAGAAACAGAGTTTGTGTAAGACGTTGGAGTTTCAAAGAAGGTTATAGGTCCGTTTTTAGTCGCTTCCCAAGGGCTAGCAACACCATAGGTATCTGTTAATTGTGGGTATAGTGCATCCCATTGGATTAAATTTAAATTAGAATCAAATTTAGGCCCGTAAGAAGCATCATCGTTTACGTTTGCGTAGTTGTCAATAATGCCGTCTCCATTAAAATCTGATGGTGTGAAATTAAAATCGTTTCCGCCATAACCAGCGCCGTATCCTGTTTGGAATTCAGGAAAAGTACTTCTATCTATGCTTCCGGTGCTAACATTTGAAGATATAGTTACTGAGTAGTCTTTGGAACTAGACCCTTTACCTTTTTTAGTATTAATTACAATAACACCATTCGAAGCTCTAGAACCATATAAAGCTGTTGCAGCAGATCCTTTTAAAACATTCATCGATTCAATATCATCTGGGTTTAAATCCGAAACAGGATTTCCATAATCGTAACCGGTAGCTCCTTGAGCTTGAGTACCAGTATTTGTGTTTGTATTGGAAATTGGCACACCGTCAATAACAAATAGCGCTTGGTTAGATCCTGTTAAAGAGGTTTGTCCTCTAATAACCACATTGGTAGATCCCCCAAGATTATTTGTTCTCTGAATTGAGAGTCCAGCAACTTTACCAGAAAGTTGATTAAGTACATTAGATTCTTTAACAGTAGAAATCTCTTCATTTCCAACTT
The genomic region above belongs to Mariniflexile litorale and contains:
- a CDS encoding SusC/RagA family TonB-linked outer membrane protein; the protein is MKTKFSGMLTLLLAFVVQLTFAQEKTISGTVSDASGLPLPGATVVVKGTSSGTSTDFDGNYSITTNQGATLVISFIGYTTKETTIGTKTVINVTLAEDAATLDEVVVTALGIKRSKKSLGYATQEVGNEEISTVKESNVLNQLSGKVAGLSIQRTNNLGGSTNVVIRGQTSLTGSNQALFVIDGVPISNTNTNTGTQAQGATGYDYGNPVSDLNPDDIESMNVLKGSAATALYGSRASNGVIVINTKKGKGSSSKDYSVTISSNVSTGSIDRSTFPEFQTGYGAGYGGNDFNFTPSDFNGDGIIDNYANVNDDASYGPKFDSNLNLIQWDALYPQLTDTYGVASPWEATKNGPITFFETPTSYTNSVSVSKRFDGGSFRLSYSNYDATGLLPNSSQNKNTFSLSTTAQLTDKLEATGYATYINTATVGRNSTGYSDNIVGFMRQWGQNNVDYQKQKDAYFLTRENITWNPKSPTDLTPIYWDNPYWTRYENYQNDGRNRFTGYAQLKYDIVENLSITGKASVDQYSEIQEERRAVGSVPTAFGINEGSDGSYNRNDQTSGYLRRNINSRETNLDAILNYSKDITDDLDFSAFLGGNLRSNTLNMVTAATNGGLKVPGVYSLQNSTDALPNPKERDETIEVQSFYAGATLGYKNFLFIEGTLRRDKTSTLPAANNSYYYPAVSGSYIFSQNLDVPAIKFGKLRANWAQIGNATDFDQINDTYTSLTSFQGNAAAAVSNSKKNPDLKPEISRSYEIGLEMKFLEKANLGFDIAYYKTNTTDQIVPVSVSETTGYLSKIINAGELENKGIELSAFTEFDITDNFKWKVNVNWSKNENTVVSLAEGLDELLLGSFSAQVVARIGESYGALKGSDYTYNENGQKIIDEDGVPVATASDQIIGNGNPDWLGGIRNTLSYKNLTFSFFIDVRHGGDMFSLDQRYGQATGVLASSDFINDLGNPVRNTLANGGGFIYEGVLADGTPNTTRLDASGFGSTGYQTLPLSEFVYDASFVKLREASLSYNFPKDITSKLSLDNLSITLVGSNLWIIHKNIPDADPETGFGAGNIQGLSSGSLPTTKNYALNVKFQF